CTCACCCCTTTTGATCAACATCAATGATGTTAATTTTTTGCAACTGTTGAAGAATATGACGAGCAACAGATCCACTGCTCTTACAAAAATGAGGTGGACGACTTCCATTTCTTTTGCTTCCTCCATAAATCCTCCTGAATGCACCAACTCCAAGACCCTGTCTCAGATAAACCTTCCTTGCCATTGAAGCTGTtgcaatgaaaattattaaaaaaaatggaatctTTAAACAGTAAAGGATAATAAGATTGATTACCTGCTCTAATATAATACCAATCAGGATCATAAGGAGCAAGTTCCTTGAATGTACCAGTCTTGACAATATCAACCCAATGAGGCAACTCCAACTGTTGTGTGTGAAATTTCAATTGTAATTAGCTTAAGAATCAACCAAATCATAAGATCGATCTTATCATACTAAGGAAATCAAACCCAGATTTATCTAACGATGGAGATCAAAACCCagtaaagaaaaaaacaaaaaactaacAATACCTTGCCGGATCGTTTGAGATGGGCGGAGTAAGCCTTGACGAACTCGTGTGGAGAGACGTCCTTGACGGTTTTCGCTGTCGCCATAGCTGAAATCGGGATCAGAGATGAGAcgcttattattattattattgtcttcAATGCGGCTGCCGATTAGAATTTTGCTAGGGTTCCTCATTGGAGGTTATTTATAAGTGGGGCgtgattttgttattttgatgtAAATTGAAACAAATAGTTTGGATTGGGCTTACTTGTAAAGGTTTAGAGGCCCATTGtttatattaatcaattttattttatttttatgttaaatttcctctttggaaaataatttatgagattatttaaaagaaaaatttagCTTGAGtttcaaattttgttaaattcttattaatatattgaaaaaatcaGAGATTTACTACTATTATCATAGTTTCAATTTAAGACTTAGAAATTAATTTAGTCAAAATTTTACACGTTTtgcttattatattttgaacaaTTCCCTTACTTTAATTGTCGATTTAGGGTAGGGTTCGATTTGCTtctctaatttatataaaattgaacaAAATCTTCGTTTATTTACTCATTTTTGTTcataaattttttgttatttacttaagtttattctatttttttttcaaactcttcGTCATTAGTTTAATAACTAAatatcctaatttttttttattaaatttaaattgtaaatagacaaaatattttaataattaattaaaaaaaatcttaaggAATTCACCATTTTATTTATcgaataagtattttttttaagaactcataaaatctataaaaataaaaaaaatcaaacaaactcttatgATTGATTGTGTTTCAATGTTATGGTTATTTTGCTAGAAGTTTGATTTTGCATTTAACCTTTtggtaagtttattttttaaaacgaaaaaaaatcacattttgctttaaataaaaaaacccgaCAATCTAACATTATACTATACATTTGACAACAAACCACGACACGAGACTTAATTCACAATCATAGCTAAAAAAATGTTCAAGATTCAATTTTCACTAAGAACGTCGAAATTAAAAGGAAATAAT
This is a stretch of genomic DNA from Impatiens glandulifera chromosome 4, dImpGla2.1, whole genome shotgun sequence. It encodes these proteins:
- the LOC124936006 gene encoding 40S ribosomal protein S19-3, with translation MATAKTVKDVSPHEFVKAYSAHLKRSGKLELPHWVDIVKTGTFKELAPYDPDWYYIRAASMARKVYLRQGLGVGAFRRIYGGSKRNGSRPPHFCKSSGSVARHILQQLQKINIIDVDQKGGRKITSSGQRDLDQVAGRIVVALDA